In Sphaerisporangium krabiense, the DNA window TTTCGTCACCTCCGGAGCCTGCGGCGCCCAGGGCGAGATCCTGCGCGGGCCGAACGGGACGATCGTGGGGACCATCCGCGGCTCGACCTACCCCGACCCTTCGAGCGCCTGGGTCGCCGTGACCCCCGCCTGGGAACCGCTCGGCGTCGTCCGAGGCTTCGGCGGCGACATCCCGGTGCACGGCAGCACCCCGGCCCCGGTCGGCTCCTCGGTCTGCGGCTCCACCGGCACGACCGGGTGGCAGTGCGGCACCGTGATGAACAGGAACGCCACGGTGACCTATCCGCAGGGAACCGTGTCCGGCCTGATCATGACGAGCGTCTGCGCCGAGCCGGGCAGCAGGCCGGGATCCTTCCTCATCTCCGCCGATCACCTGCAGGGAATCCTCCTCGGCGGCACCGGCAACTGCACCACGGGCGGCCGCTCCTACTACGTCCCCATCAACAAGATCCTGCAGACCTACGGCCTGACCCTGCTCACCTCCTGACCCGGTCGCCGCGACGGGATCGCGCGGTCGCGCCTGCCGGCCGGGACTCGTCCGTAAGCTGAGGGTGTGTCCCCCGTACTGGTCCTGCTCGACGGCGTCCGCTGGCAGGGTGAGCGCGTGATCGGCGATCGCGCGCGGAGCCTGCTGGCCGTGCTCGCCATGCACGGGCGCGCCGGGGTCGGCGACGAGCGCCTGATCGAGGAGCTGTGGCCCGACGAGGCGCCGGCCAACCCGACCAAGGCGCTGCAGGTGGTCGTCTCGCGGACCAGGGCGGCGACCGGCGCCGAGGTCGTGCTGCGCATCCCGCGGGGCTACCGGCTCGGGCTGCCCGCCGATCAGGTGGACGCGCTGCTGCTCGGCGCGCTGGTGGAGCAGGCGCGGGCCGCGCTGGGCGAGGACGACACGGCGCTCGCGCGCCGCCGCGCCGAAGAGGCCATGGCCCTGCTCGCCGGCGGCCTGGACGGCACGACGGGCCCGCGCGACGAGATGACCACGGGCCCGCTCGCCGAGCTGAGGGGCGTCGCGGCGGGGTGGGCGGCCGAGGCGCGACGGGTGGCGGCGCTCGCACGGGGCCGCAGCGGCGCGCACGAGGGCGCGCTGCCGCTGCTGGAGGAGGCCGCGGCGGATCGGCCGCACGACGAGGAGCTGCTGGCCTGCCTGCTGCGCAGCGAGGCCGCCGTACGGGGCGCCGCCGCCGCTCTGGAGCGCTACGAGCGGTACCGCACGGGCGTGATCGCGCGGCTCGGCGCCGAACCGGGGCCCGAGCTCGCCCGCGTGTACGCCGAACTCCTCGCCGCCGACCGGCCGGTGCGCAAGGGCATCCTGTTCGACGGCTCCTCGCTGCTCGGCCGCGACGGCGACATCCGCGCGGTGCACGCCCTGGTGCGGACCAACCGGGTGGTCTCCATCATCGGCCCCGGCGGGCTCGGCAAGACGCGGCTCGCCCACGTCATCGGCAGGAACGCCGCGCAGCCCGTCGCGCACTTCGTCGAGCTCGTCGGCGTCTCCTCGCCGGAGGGCGTGGTGGGCGAGGTGGGCTCGGCGCTCGGCGTTCGCGACTCGGTCAGCACGCGCCGTGCCCTGACCGCCGCGCAGCGCTCCGACGTCCGCGCCCGGATCGCCCAGCACCTCGACCAGGCCCCCGCGCTGCTGATCCTGGACAACTGCGAGCACGTGATCGAGGCCGTCGCCGACCTGGTGGCGTTCCTCACCGTGACCACCCGCGACCTGCGGGTGCTCGTCACCTCGCGCGCCCCCTTGTCGATCCCCGCCGAACGCGTCTACCTGCTCGGCGAGCTGCCCACGGGCGACGCGGTCGAGCTGTTCCGCCAGCGCGCCACGGCCGCCCGCCCCGGGGTGCGGATCGACGGGGCGGTGGTGGAGCAGATCGTCGCCCGCCTCGACGGGCTGCCGCTGGCGATCGAGCTGGCCGCGGCCAAGGTGCGGGTGATGTCGGTCGAGGAGATCGCGCGGCGCCTGGCGGACCGGTTCGCCCTGCTGCGCGGCGGGAACCGCACGGCCCCCGACCGGCACCAGACGCTGCTCGCGGTCATCGACTGGTCGTGGAACCTGCTGGACGAGCCGGAACGGCGGGCGTTGCGGTGGTTGTCGCTGTTCGGCGACGGTTTCACGCTGGCCGCGGCCGAGCACGTCCTCGGCCCGCGCGCCCTGCCCGCCGTGGACGCGCTGACCGAGCAGTCGATGCTGAGCGTCCGCGAGACGGCGTACGGCCTCCGCTACCGGATGCTGGAGACCGTCAGGGAGTTCGGGCGGATCCGGCTGAAGGAGGCCGGCGAGGAGGCGCCCGCCCGGGCGGCGCAGCGGGACTGGGCGACGGCCTACGCCCTGGAACACGCCTTCGGGCTGTTCAGCCTGGCGCAGTTCGCGGCGGTCGACGCGTTGCGCGCCGAGGAGGGCAACCTCGCCGACCTGCTGCGGCAGGCTCTCGCGGAGTCCGACCAGGTCACGACGGTCCAGTTGGTGGCCGGCGTCGGCGCGCTGTGGTCGATCCGCGGCGACCACCCCCGCATCCTCGTTCACCTGGACGCGATCAGTCAGGTGATCGTCGGCTGGACGCCGCCGCCGCACCTCGTCGAGGTGACCAGGGCCGCCCTGCTGATCACGCTGATGAACATCGTGGTCATCATCGACCGCCGAAACGAGCCCCTGCGCGACCTCCTCCGCTCGCTGCCCACGAGCGACGAGACCGATCCCCGGGTGGCGGCGATGGCCACGGTGCTGCTCGCCTGCGACGCGGCCGACGGGGCCGAGGTGCGCCGCCGGCTGGAGGAGCTGAGCCGGAGCACCGACCCCGAGGTGGCCTTGGCGGCGACGCAGACGAGGGTCCACGTCCTGGAGAACGCGGGCGACGTGACGGGGGCGATCGAGGCCGCCGAGCGGACCCTCACGATGCTCCACGAGAAGGAGGGGCCGTGGTTCGCCGCGGTCATGCACGCCGTGCTGGCCCACCTGGTCATGCAGCGCGGCGACCGGCGGCGGGCCGTGGGGCACGCGCGTACCGCCATCCCGGTGCTGAGCCGGATCGGCGCCACCGACGACGAGACCCAGCTCCGCGCGCTGCTGCTGGTCGCCGCGCTCGCCGACGGCGACCTCCGCGCCGCCGAGCGCGAGTTCGCCGAGATCATCCGGATCAACGACAGCGAGGCGGTGCTCGGCGGCGGGGCGATCGCCTCGCTGGCCGCGGCCGAGATCGCCCTGGCCCGCGGCGAGACGGCCGCCGCGCTCGCCGAGTACCGCGTGGCCGTGCAGCGGGCGCGCGACCTGCGCCTGCCGGGGCTCGCGCACGCGGAGTTCACGCCGTGGTCGATCGTCGCGGTGTCGGTCACCCTCACGGCGTACGCCTACCACGCCACGCCGGAGGACGTCCCGTACGGCGAGGAGTTGTTCTTCGCCGTACGGCGCTACGACCTGCTGGCCATGCAGAGCCCCGTCCTCGACTACCCGCTGTGCGGTTCGATGCTCTTCGGGCTCGGCGTGTGGGGACTGCTGCGGGGAGCCATGGCCCCCCGCGACGCGATCGAGCTGCTCGTGCTGGCCGAGCGGTTCGCGTACCAGAACAGCATGCCGAGCATGGCCTTCGCGCGGATCGAACCGCACGCGGAGCGGGCCGCGCCCGGGGCGATCGCCGCCGTGCGGACCGCGTACGGCGATCGGCGCGGCGACGAACTGCTCGGCGAGGCCCGGACCCTCCTCGACCGGATCTCCGGGCGGAGCTCACATGTGCCGCTTGTAGCTGCGCACCGACAGCGGCGCGAAGATCACGATGACGATCAGGCAGGCCAGGAGCGTCCAGGCCACCTCTCCGCTGACGAGGGCGCTGTTGGCGAGGTCGCGGGTCGCCGTGACCAGGTGTGAGACCGGGTTGACCCGGACGAACGCGGCCAGCCAGTCGGGCAGCGTCTCCACGCGGACGAACGCGTTCGACACGAACGTCAGCGGGAACAAGATCATCATGGAGATGCCCTGCACCGCCTGGGCGCTGCGGGCGATCGTGCCGACCCAGGTGAACACCCACGCCAGCGACCAGCCCGTGAAGATCGCCAGCAGGATCGCGGCGAGCACGCCGCCCGCTCCGCCGTCCGGGCGGTAGCCCATCACCAGGCCCATGCCGAAGGTGAGGACGGCGGCGATCGTGTAGCGCACCAGGTCGGCCACCATCGGGCCGGCGAGCGGCGCGATCCTGGCGATCGGCAACGACTTGAACCGGTCGAAGACGCCCTTCTCCATGTCCTCGCGGAGCTGCGTGCCCGTGGCCATGCACGTCGTCAGCACGGTCTGGGCGAGGATGCCGGGGATCATCAGGGGAAGGTAGCTCTGCACGTCGCCGGCGATGGCGCCGCCGAAGACGAAGGCGAACATCGCGGTGAACAGGATCGGCTGCAGCGCCACGTCGAAGAACTGCTCCGGGTTGCGGCGCATCTTCTTGAGCGCCCGCCACGCCATCATCAGCGTCTGGCCGAGCGTCTCCCCCATGGAGACGCGCCGCCGGGCGGACGCCACGCGGTCGGCGGCCAGGACCGCCTCGCGGGTGGGTGCGATCATGGTGGTCATCGGTTCTCCTCCGTGCGGTTCTGGTGGTCTCCGTCCGTCTCGTGGCCGGTGAGGGCGAGGAACACCTCGTCCAGGCTGGGCTTGGCCACGCTCACCGAGGAGATCGACACCCCGGCGGTGCGCAGCGCGATCAGCACCTCCCCGGCCAGGTCGGCCTGGTCCAGGGCGACGTTGAGGCGGCCCTGCTCCGGGCTGAGGATCGGGTCGGAGCCGAGGACGCGCCGCACGACCTCCACCGCGGAGGGCAGCTCGCCCGGCTCGGCCAGCACCAGCTGGAGGGCCGAGTTGCCGACCGCGGTCTTCAGCTCGTCGGGGGTGCCCTCGGCGACCTTGCGGCCGCGGTCGATGACGGCGACGCGGTCGGCGAGCTGGTCGGCCTCGTCCAGGTACTGCGTGGTCAGCAGCACCGTGCAGCCGTCGGCGACCAGACCGCGGATGGTGTCCCACATTTGGCCGCGGGTGCGCGGGTCCAGACCGGTGGTGGGCTCGTCGAGGAAGATCAGCGGCGGCCTGGTGATCAGGCTGGCCGCCAGGTCGAGGCGCCGGCGCATGCCGCCGGAGAACTGCGAGATCGGCTTGTCGGCGGCGTCCTCCAGGCCGAACTGACCCAGCAGTTCGGTGGCGATGCGCCGGGCGCGCGGCGCGGCGACGCCCTGCAGGCGGCTGAAGAGCCAGAGGTTCTCGCGCCCGGTCAGGTTCTCGTCGACCGAGGCGTACTGCCCGGTGACGCCGACGAGCTGCCGGATCACGTGCGGATTGCCGGCCACGTCCACCCCGAAGATCTGGGCACGGCCCGCGTCGATCTTCAACAGGGTGGCCAGCATCCGGAGCATGGTGGTCTTGCCGGCGCCGTTCGGCCCGAGCACGCCGAAGATCTCCCCCGGCCGGACCTCCAGATCGATCCCGTCGACGGCCCGGTGCTCGCCGAACGTCTTCACGAGCCCTTCCGCACGCACGGCGAGACCGGCGCCCCCATCGGAGGCCGAGCCGCCCCCGGTACGTCCGAGTTCTGTGATACTCATGCCCCCACTCTCGGGGCCCTCGGTTTCACGCCACCCTCGCCCGGGTTTCACCCGGTTGCGGCAGCGGCATCCGCCTGGGCGGCGGGCCGGGGTCAGCCGCGCGGGGCGTACATGATGATCAGAACGCCGGCGAGGCAGATCGCGGCGCCGATGACGTCCCAGCGGTCGGGGTGGAACCTGTCGACCACCATGCCCCAGATCAGGGAACCGGCGACGAACACGCCCCCGTAGGCGGCGAGGATGCGGCCGAAATGGGCGTCCGGCTGGAAGGTCGCCACCAGGCCGTACAGGCCCAGGGCGACGAATCCGGCGCCGGCCCACAGCAGGCCGCGTTGCTCTCTGACGCCCTGCCACACCAGCCAGGCCCCGCCGATCTCGGCGAGGGCGGCGAGGACGAACAGCAGGAGAGAACGCACGACGGTCACGGCTGTGACCTTAAGGGACGCGCTCTCCCCGCCGGTGAGCCCCCTTCCCGTGGCCGCCGCAGCCGGCCACGTCCGCCCTCCCGGCACACCTGCTCATCGCGCGATCCGCGCGGCCGCCCTGGCCGCCAGTCCGTCGAGCACGTCGGCGTGAACCGCGGGCACCTCGACGTCCAGCGCCAGGTCCTCCGCGCCGGGGGTGAAGGTGAAGGCGAAGAACGAGCAGCATTCGCTCTCCTTGGCCGTCAGGTCCCGTGCGGTGCTCTCCACCTGTGCGCCCGCTGCCAGGGTGAGCCGCAGGCGGGTCGGCCGCACCCGTTCCAGACCCAGCAGGGACGAGGCGAACAGGTCGTCGAACTCCGCGACCCGCGACGGCCGGTCCTCCGTCGGAAGCGTGCACGCGGCCGGCGCCCACTCAGAGGGCTCCTGCCGAACCTGGCCGGGCGTGCAGCAGGAGCACCCCGGTGCGCAGCCGCAGGCGTCGTCCGCCTCCGGCGAGGGCGGCGGCGGAGCGCAGCAGGCGTCGCCACGCCAGGCTTCCCGGCCCTCCTTGACCGCCACGGCGGCGATGACCAGGGCGGCGACGGGATCCGCCCACGACCAGCCGAGCAGCGTGTTGAGCAGGAGCCCGGCCAGGAGCACGCCCGACAGGTAGGTGCACAGCAGGGTCTGCTTGGAGTCGGCGACCGCGCTCGCCGAGCCGAGTTCCCGGCCGGCGCGACGCTGGGCTGCCGACAGGAACGGCATGACCATGAGGCTGAGGGCGGCGAGCACGATCCCCGGCGTGGAGTGCTCGGGCGCGCCGACGCCGGTGAGGGTTAGCGCCGAATCGACCGTGACGTAGGCGGCGAGCGCGAAGAACGACACGGCGATGATCCGCAGCGTGACCCGTTCTCGCGCTCGCGGGTCACGGCTGGAGAACTGCCAGGCGACGGCGGCGGCGGAGGCGACCTCGATCACGGAGTCGAGGCCGAACGCGACGAGCGCTCCCGAGGAGGCGACCGTGCCCGCGGTGATGGCGACGGCCGCCTCGACCACGTTGTACGTGATCGTCGCCGCGACGAGGAGCCTGATCCGGCGATGCAGCGCCGCCCGGCGTACGGGGCTCGGGCCGAGCCCGACGGTGGTCACGGGCAGCCCTGTTCGTCGTTCAGACACCGCTCGCCGGTGTCCACCGCCAGCACCACCCCGAGCAGGTCGTCTATCGCGTGCGCCAGCCGCGGGTCGGCGATCTCGTACCGGGTCTGGCGGCCTTCCTCGGCCCCGACCACGAGGCCGCAGCCGCGCAGGCAGGTCAGGTGGTTGGAGACGTTGGACCTGGTGAGGCCGAGGCGTTCGGCCAGTCGCGCGGGGTACTCCGGCCCCTCAAGCAGGGCGATCAGGATGCGGCATCGGGTCGGGTCGGCCAGCGCCTTGCCGAGGCGGGCCATGGCGTCCATGCGTGTGGCGGCGGTCAGCACGCCCCAACGGTACAGCGACCGCTGTACTACAGTCCAGACTGAATTCACTCCCCGCTGACCAATGACGCCGACGCGCGAAGCCGTGCGAACGGGACCGCCGAATGAGGGGTACGCGGCCCGGCCGGGCCGGCCCCGCGCCGCCGGAGGACGTGCCAGGTGACACCTTGGGCCACCTGGCACGTGCCTTCGGGGTCTAGGACTTGGGCGGCCTCGGCTCGCGCGGCGGGGCGGCCGGGACGTCCGTGGTGCAGGTCAGCGGGGCGTCGGCGGGGACGAGGACCATCGAGACCGCGACCCGGCTGGGGGAGTCGGGCTGGTAGTCGTCGGTCCTCATGCCGATGACCAGCTTGGTCGCCGGGGGCATCGCGGACGGCCTGATGACCATCCAGGTGGCCGCCGGGGGTTCCTCGCCCTGGTCGGCAGGGGTCTTGCCGGGCCCCTTCTCCTGTCCGGCGGTGGTCTTGCCGGGCGGCTCCTCCTGCCCGCTGGCGCCGGGCTTCTTCTCCCGCCGGTCGACGATCTTGCCGTGGTGGGGATCCTGCCGGACCACCTTCTCGATGTCGGCCAGGTCCTGCGCCGGGTTCGACGGCTCGCACCACTTGTTGATGGTGATCTGCGCGGGGACGCCGGCC includes these proteins:
- the cmtR gene encoding Cd(II)/Pb(II)-sensing metalloregulatory transcriptional regulator CmtR, which translates into the protein MLTAATRMDAMARLGKALADPTRCRILIALLEGPEYPARLAERLGLTRSNVSNHLTCLRGCGLVVGAEEGRQTRYEIADPRLAHAIDDLLGVVLAVDTGERCLNDEQGCP
- a CDS encoding S1 family peptidase; the encoded protein is MMRRISLLLITSFLLLNPGVASAGTAGLPGTPIRVGDSFGVNGRCPVGATVQGGFVTSGACGAQGEILRGPNGTIVGTIRGSTYPDPSSAWVAVTPAWEPLGVVRGFGGDIPVHGSTPAPVGSSVCGSTGTTGWQCGTVMNRNATVTYPQGTVSGLIMTSVCAEPGSRPGSFLISADHLQGILLGGTGNCTTGGRSYYVPINKILQTYGLTLLTS
- a CDS encoding ABC transporter permease, with translation MTTMIAPTREAVLAADRVASARRRVSMGETLGQTLMMAWRALKKMRRNPEQFFDVALQPILFTAMFAFVFGGAIAGDVQSYLPLMIPGILAQTVLTTCMATGTQLREDMEKGVFDRFKSLPIARIAPLAGPMVADLVRYTIAAVLTFGMGLVMGYRPDGGAGGVLAAILLAIFTGWSLAWVFTWVGTIARSAQAVQGISMMILFPLTFVSNAFVRVETLPDWLAAFVRVNPVSHLVTATRDLANSALVSGEVAWTLLACLIVIVIFAPLSVRSYKRHM
- a CDS encoding YnfA family protein; this translates as MTVVRSLLLFVLAALAEIGGAWLVWQGVREQRGLLWAGAGFVALGLYGLVATFQPDAHFGRILAAYGGVFVAGSLIWGMVVDRFHPDRWDVIGAAICLAGVLIIMYAPRG
- a CDS encoding cation transporter, coding for MTTVGLGPSPVRRAALHRRIRLLVAATITYNVVEAAVAITAGTVASSGALVAFGLDSVIEVASAAAVAWQFSSRDPRARERVTLRIIAVSFFALAAYVTVDSALTLTGVGAPEHSTPGIVLAALSLMVMPFLSAAQRRAGRELGSASAVADSKQTLLCTYLSGVLLAGLLLNTLLGWSWADPVAALVIAAVAVKEGREAWRGDACCAPPPPSPEADDACGCAPGCSCCTPGQVRQEPSEWAPAACTLPTEDRPSRVAEFDDLFASSLLGLERVRPTRLRLTLAAGAQVESTARDLTAKESECCSFFAFTFTPGAEDLALDVEVPAVHADVLDGLAARAAARIAR
- a CDS encoding ATP-binding cassette domain-containing protein; the encoded protein is MSITELGRTGGGSASDGGAGLAVRAEGLVKTFGEHRAVDGIDLEVRPGEIFGVLGPNGAGKTTMLRMLATLLKIDAGRAQIFGVDVAGNPHVIRQLVGVTGQYASVDENLTGRENLWLFSRLQGVAAPRARRIATELLGQFGLEDAADKPISQFSGGMRRRLDLAASLITRPPLIFLDEPTTGLDPRTRGQMWDTIRGLVADGCTVLLTTQYLDEADQLADRVAVIDRGRKVAEGTPDELKTAVGNSALQLVLAEPGELPSAVEVVRRVLGSDPILSPEQGRLNVALDQADLAGEVLIALRTAGVSISSVSVAKPSLDEVFLALTGHETDGDHQNRTEENR